The following proteins come from a genomic window of Nostoc sp. TCL26-01:
- a CDS encoding lipid-A-disaccharide synthase-related protein, which yields MSNYLSPPSLAANLLSATPRLQILVLSNGHGEDVIAVRILQELLQQTDPPDIFALPLVGEGRAYQQLGIPLIGAVQTLPSGGFLYMDSRQLVRDVRGGLLQLTWSQIKAMRRWVSSQKKLGNKTAILAVGDIVPLLFAFFSGANYAFVGTAKSEYYVRDEVGILPRKSKSARWENFSGSIYHPWERWLMSRRRCRAVFPRDSLTTEILKNWPIPAFDVGNPMMDGLEPRISPQLFYLANAQYQEMARPLVITLLPGSRPPEAYHNWQVIMVAISALMASFSERDTILPSSGSVVFLGAIAPGLDLNILAETVQSQGWQPDTSAPIPLPDNDALIFKQRNAYLILTQQAYNECLHWGDLAIAMAGTATEQFIGLGKPAIAIPGEGPQFNPGFAEAQSRLLGLSLILAQEPAQVAQIVPALLKQPDRLHTIAENGIRRLGKPGAAKRIADGFRERFG from the coding sequence GTGTCCAACTACTTATCCCCACCATCTCTAGCTGCTAACTTACTCAGTGCAACGCCTCGTTTGCAGATACTAGTATTAAGCAATGGGCATGGGGAAGATGTGATTGCTGTACGCATTTTGCAAGAACTATTACAACAAACAGACCCACCTGATATTTTTGCTTTGCCCTTGGTGGGAGAAGGTAGGGCTTATCAACAATTAGGTATTCCCTTAATTGGTGCAGTCCAAACCTTGCCTTCTGGTGGCTTTCTGTATATGGATAGTCGGCAATTGGTGCGAGATGTGCGTGGGGGTTTGCTACAACTTACCTGGAGTCAAATAAAAGCGATGCGTCGTTGGGTAAGTTCGCAAAAAAAATTAGGTAACAAAACCGCTATCTTAGCTGTGGGTGATATAGTGCCTCTGCTGTTTGCTTTTTTTAGTGGTGCTAACTACGCTTTTGTAGGCACGGCGAAGTCAGAATATTATGTTAGGGATGAGGTGGGAATACTGCCCAGAAAATCAAAATCAGCCCGATGGGAAAACTTTTCTGGTTCCATTTACCATCCTTGGGAACGTTGGTTGATGAGTCGTCGCCGTTGTCGGGCGGTGTTTCCCAGAGATAGTTTGACAACAGAAATCTTAAAAAATTGGCCAATTCCTGCTTTTGATGTAGGCAACCCGATGATGGATGGTTTAGAACCCAGGATTTCTCCACAGTTATTTTATCTGGCTAATGCTCAATATCAAGAGATGGCTAGACCATTGGTCATCACTCTCTTACCTGGTTCTCGCCCACCGGAGGCTTATCACAATTGGCAAGTAATTATGGTGGCTATCTCGGCATTGATGGCTAGTTTTTCAGAACGAGACACGATTTTACCTAGTTCTGGCAGTGTGGTATTCTTAGGGGCGATCGCTCCCGGTTTAGACTTAAATATACTAGCCGAAACTGTCCAATCTCAAGGCTGGCAACCCGACACAAGCGCACCCATCCCCTTACCTGATAACGATGCGTTGATCTTCAAGCAAAGAAATGCCTACCTTATCCTCACCCAACAAGCATACAACGAATGCTTACACTGGGGAGATTTAGCGATCGCTATGGCAGGAACCGCTACAGAACAGTTTATCGGTTTAGGGAAACCAGCGATCGCTATTCCTGGTGAAGGGCCACAATTCAACCCTGGTTTTGCCGAAGCCCAAAGCCGACTCTTAGGCTTATCTCTCATTCTTGCCCAGGAACCAGCACAAGTCGCTCAAATCGTGCCAGCCCTCCTCAAACAGCCCGATAGGTTACACACAATTGCCGAAAATGGTATCCGTCGCCTCGGTAAACCCGGTGCAGCCAAGCGAATTGCTGATGGCTTCCGGGAAAGGTTTGGCTAG
- a CDS encoding response regulator transcription factor, translating into MSEISIILIEDHDLTRMGLKAALQSNTGLKVIGEAANATQGLKLLETAKPDVAVVDIGLPDMDGIELTRKYRRYQAESGQTHTKILILTMDHTEDAVLAAFAAGADSYYMKETSISRLTEAIQATFGGNSWIDPAIANVVLRKMRQGIPGESQAADKPKTVKIEALPSEYEQVLETYPLTQRELEILELIVAGCSNGQIAEKLYITVGTVKTHVRNILNKLCADDRTQAAVRALRSGLVA; encoded by the coding sequence ATGAGTGAGATAAGCATTATTTTAATTGAGGATCATGACTTAACTAGAATGGGGCTAAAAGCTGCTTTACAGTCTAATACAGGGCTGAAGGTGATTGGTGAAGCAGCCAATGCCACTCAAGGGCTAAAACTGTTAGAGACAGCCAAGCCAGATGTAGCTGTTGTAGATATCGGCTTGCCCGACATGGATGGGATTGAACTCACTCGCAAGTACAGACGCTACCAAGCTGAAAGTGGACAAACCCATACCAAAATTCTCATCTTGACAATGGATCATACCGAAGATGCGGTATTGGCTGCCTTTGCCGCCGGTGCAGATTCTTACTATATGAAAGAAACCAGTATTAGCAGGCTGACAGAAGCAATTCAGGCAACTTTTGGGGGGAACTCCTGGATTGATCCAGCGATCGCCAATGTGGTATTAAGAAAGATGCGTCAAGGCATCCCCGGTGAAAGTCAAGCCGCCGACAAACCCAAAACTGTCAAAATTGAAGCGCTACCGTCAGAATACGAGCAAGTTTTAGAAACCTACCCCCTCACACAACGGGAACTAGAAATTCTAGAGTTGATTGTCGCAGGCTGTAGTAACGGGCAAATTGCCGAGAAACTTTACATCACTGTTGGCACAGTCAAAACCCACGTGCGTAACATCCTCAATAAACTCTGTGCTGATGACAGAACCCAAGCGGCGGTGCGGGCTTTGCGTTCCGGTTTAGTTGCTTAG
- a CDS encoding outer membrane protein assembly factor, which produces MRVPAATIFTLVTLAASNATQQAIAAPMTAATEIQPTEDLVIPVVEETPTQVTSVASPETLDTPQFSHKSTVIAQSTNSPVVLPPASPSVVTPSPQPATTTNDLVVTATDVQIVGVTPELEQIIRQVIQTQLGGDTSQSQLQKDVAAILQTGLFVSANVNSRTTPSGLNVVYQVQPVVVRSLQLTNAQALTYQVIQPSFQSQIGQPISPVGLKQAVAQVNQWYADNGYNLARVLSIQPNRQGILNINVAEGLVSDIQFRFVNDEGKPVEGRTKPEFLRQQIKLQSGQVFRENTVKQDVQKLYQTGLFQSVNVALAGDATKLDVIYELKENGARAINLGGSYNGDVGLVGTLNYQDQNIGGRNDILAVNLGLSTQDLQFDTKFISPYRDTNSDRLGYTVNTFRRREISQIFDDQIKLADGDKVRESQIGAGISLQRPLEGWNTSLGFNYTRTSISDRQGKITPTDAQGNPLSFSGTGVDDLTTVSFSATKDQRNNPNNPTQGSLLSLSTEQSVPLGQGNISMNRLRANYSQYVPVKLFSSQTPQVFALNLQAGTVLGDLPPYEAFNLGGANSVRGYDVGNVGNGRSYVLASAEYRFPIVPIVGGVLFADFASDLGSGDTVLGNPAGVRGKSGTGFGYGAGIRVNSPLGLIRADYGINDQGESRVHLGIGQKF; this is translated from the coding sequence ATGCGCGTTCCTGCTGCGACAATTTTCACTCTAGTTACTTTAGCCGCTAGCAATGCTACTCAACAAGCCATTGCTGCACCTATGACAGCTGCTACTGAGATTCAACCAACGGAGGATTTAGTGATTCCTGTAGTGGAAGAAACGCCGACACAGGTTACATCTGTGGCATCACCAGAAACATTAGATACTCCACAATTTTCTCATAAATCTACAGTCATCGCCCAATCAACTAATTCTCCTGTTGTACTTCCACCTGCTTCTCCTTCTGTGGTTACACCGTCTCCCCAGCCTGCAACTACGACTAACGATTTAGTGGTGACAGCAACAGATGTACAGATAGTAGGGGTAACACCAGAATTAGAGCAAATTATTCGCCAAGTTATCCAAACTCAACTCGGTGGGGATACCAGTCAAAGTCAGCTACAAAAAGATGTAGCCGCAATTTTGCAGACTGGCTTATTTGTGAGTGCGAATGTGAATAGCCGCACTACTCCATCTGGCTTGAATGTAGTTTATCAGGTGCAACCCGTGGTTGTGCGATCGCTGCAATTGACTAATGCTCAAGCCCTTACCTATCAAGTCATTCAACCATCTTTCCAGTCTCAAATCGGTCAACCAATTAGTCCTGTGGGACTCAAGCAAGCCGTAGCACAAGTCAATCAATGGTATGCCGACAACGGTTATAACTTGGCGCGGGTGTTATCAATTCAACCCAACCGTCAGGGAATTCTTAACATCAATGTGGCTGAAGGTTTGGTGAGTGATATTCAGTTTCGCTTTGTCAATGATGAGGGGAAACCTGTTGAGGGACGGACTAAACCAGAGTTTCTGCGGCAACAAATCAAACTCCAATCGGGGCAAGTTTTCCGAGAAAATACGGTTAAGCAAGATGTGCAGAAGTTGTATCAGACTGGCTTATTTCAAAGTGTGAATGTTGCCTTGGCTGGAGATGCGACAAAATTAGATGTGATTTATGAACTCAAGGAGAATGGGGCGCGGGCGATTAACTTGGGTGGTAGTTATAACGGTGATGTAGGCTTGGTGGGGACTTTAAATTATCAAGACCAAAATATTGGTGGTAGGAATGATATTTTAGCGGTGAACTTGGGTTTAAGTACTCAAGATTTACAGTTTGATACTAAATTTATCAGTCCTTATCGTGACACAAATAGCGATCGCTTGGGTTACACTGTCAACACTTTCCGGCGGCGGGAAATTTCTCAAATCTTTGATGATCAAATTAAACTAGCTGACGGTGATAAAGTCCGGGAAAGTCAAATTGGTGCAGGTATCAGCTTGCAACGTCCCCTTGAAGGTTGGAATACATCTTTAGGATTTAATTATACTCGTACAAGTATTAGCGATCGCCAAGGCAAAATCACCCCAACTGATGCTCAAGGCAATCCCTTATCATTTAGTGGTACTGGTGTTGATGACCTGACAACTGTATCCTTCAGTGCCACCAAAGATCAACGCAATAATCCCAACAACCCCACGCAAGGTTCCCTATTGAGTTTGAGTACAGAACAATCTGTACCTCTGGGACAAGGTAACATTTCTATGAATCGCCTGAGAGCAAATTACAGTCAATACGTACCAGTCAAATTATTCAGCAGTCAAACACCGCAAGTATTCGCCTTGAATTTGCAAGCAGGTACAGTCCTCGGTGATTTACCCCCCTACGAAGCCTTTAACTTGGGTGGTGCTAACTCAGTCCGGGGTTACGATGTCGGCAATGTGGGTAATGGACGTAGTTATGTACTAGCCTCCGCCGAATACCGTTTTCCCATTGTGCCGATAGTTGGGGGTGTACTATTCGCTGACTTTGCCTCAGACTTAGGTTCCGGTGACACCGTTTTAGGCAACCCGGCTGGTGTCCGTGGTAAATCTGGTACTGGCTTTGGTTACGGTGCAGGTATCCGTGTCAACTCACCCTTGGGTTTAATCCGCGCTGATTATGGTATTAACGATCAAGGGGAAAGTCGCGTGCATTTAGGAATAGGACAAAAGTTTTGA